One region of Hymenobacter sediminicola genomic DNA includes:
- a CDS encoding SusC/RagA family TonB-linked outer membrane protein: MPSSLPHSRFRQLARPLLLLPASGFLYSTALAAVHTPIEYSLTSSMPAADITVKGRVVDEKGAGLPGVNVVVRGTSNGTQTDTDGRYSITAADDATLVFSFIGYLPQETAVGGRSTVNISLAPDNKTLSEVVVVGYGVQEKKLLSTSIATVSAKQVELIPVASPNEALVGLVAGAQITEPSGEPGAGAVIRIRGLGSISAGNSPLYVVDGYPLNSADSYNQIPPGDIQSIQILKDAAASAIYGSRGGNGIVIVTTKRGRNDGKTRFNFTANTGVVQVAKRVDLMDRDEYLDYLRESFTNGNRAIPATLQAGAPELPNTDWQDEIFRTGMQQQYQLSASGGTSLSRFYISGSYFKQTGVVKNTGFDRFALRANYDAQLSKKLKLGLSLAPNFSRTDVLPISGSYNGGNIQGGGPGGETAIVTSALILPPVIPVFLPNGDYGAIRNSGSGLTTPGDLLNPVATIDLYQDRTSAVRALGSTFLDFEIIKGLNLRTNFGAELLSNRRAIYVPATLPTNSNQAANISNPVLNNIDARQGNSTNLNWVWENTATYNRTLGVNHNVTLLAGYSAQRNTNEGSTVLGQTGTYTNTNIEYATAAGQLFGQANYSANSLTSVFGRLDYAFKERYILTAALRTDGSSRFGPDNRYATFPSVALAWRVGEENFIKAVPAISELKLRASYGVTGNNNIGDYNYQSYQTAANYVFGAGAGTRFYGFSPNGVAIRDLGWETNTQVDAGFDLGLFRDRIYLTVAAYQRNTTDLLLNRNIPSLLGYSSRALANVGEVRNRGLEFQLNTANILEGDFTWSTAANLSLNRNEVIALAGANEQITFDAVFGYTGSIRVVPGQPLGVFYGYEQEGVYRDQADVDSSPRWTASNQAVVPGDFKFKDKNGDGQINTQDVGVIGNPFPDFTYGLQNTFGYKALSLAVTLQGSQGNDVLYGGDRYTFNSPGQTNARAELVNRWRSPEDPGDGKTPRATSSGSLRTVFNSYFIHDGSFLRVRNVTLRYNLPVEWAKKASLQNASIYTSVQNLYTFTKYVGYNPEANNYGNTTNPTYGVDQGSYPMNRTLTLGIQVGF, encoded by the coding sequence ATGCCCTCTTCTCTACCTCACTCGCGTTTTCGGCAGCTGGCCCGGCCCTTGCTGCTGCTGCCGGCATCAGGGTTTCTGTACAGCACGGCCTTGGCTGCAGTGCATACGCCTATTGAGTACTCACTCACAAGCAGCATGCCCGCAGCCGACATCACCGTGAAAGGCCGAGTAGTGGACGAAAAAGGAGCCGGATTACCCGGCGTGAACGTGGTGGTACGCGGCACCAGCAACGGTACCCAAACCGACACGGACGGCCGTTACTCCATCACGGCCGCCGACGATGCCACGCTGGTCTTCAGCTTTATTGGCTACCTGCCCCAGGAAACGGCCGTAGGAGGACGCAGCACGGTTAATATCTCGCTTGCTCCCGACAACAAAACGCTGAGTGAGGTAGTGGTGGTGGGCTATGGGGTGCAGGAGAAAAAGCTACTGAGCACTTCTATTGCCACTGTTTCGGCCAAACAAGTAGAACTGATACCGGTGGCCTCGCCCAACGAGGCGTTGGTGGGCTTGGTGGCTGGTGCCCAGATTACGGAGCCTTCGGGCGAGCCGGGCGCCGGGGCCGTTATCCGGATTCGCGGGCTAGGTTCTATTTCGGCCGGCAACTCGCCACTGTACGTGGTGGACGGATACCCTCTGAACAGTGCCGACAGCTACAACCAGATTCCGCCCGGCGACATTCAGAGCATTCAGATTTTGAAGGATGCGGCGGCCTCGGCTATCTACGGCTCGCGCGGTGGCAACGGCATTGTGATTGTGACCACCAAGCGCGGACGCAACGACGGCAAAACGCGCTTCAACTTCACGGCCAACACCGGTGTTGTGCAGGTGGCTAAGCGCGTAGACCTGATGGACCGCGACGAGTACCTGGACTATCTGCGTGAGTCGTTCACCAACGGCAACCGTGCCATTCCGGCCACGCTGCAGGCCGGAGCCCCCGAGCTGCCCAACACCGACTGGCAGGACGAAATATTCCGCACGGGCATGCAGCAGCAATACCAGCTGTCGGCCTCGGGCGGCACTAGCCTCTCGCGTTTCTACATTTCGGGCAGCTATTTTAAGCAGACCGGCGTGGTAAAGAACACCGGCTTCGACCGGTTTGCCCTGCGCGCCAACTACGATGCGCAGCTGAGCAAGAAGCTGAAACTGGGTCTGAGCCTGGCCCCTAACTTCTCGCGCACCGACGTACTGCCAATTTCGGGCAGCTACAACGGCGGCAACATTCAGGGCGGCGGCCCCGGCGGCGAAACGGCCATCGTCACCTCGGCCCTTATTCTGCCGCCCGTTATTCCGGTATTCCTGCCCAACGGCGACTACGGCGCCATCCGCAACTCGGGCTCTGGCCTGACTACCCCCGGCGACCTGCTCAATCCGGTAGCTACCATCGACCTGTATCAGGACCGCACCAGCGCCGTGCGGGCGTTGGGTTCAACTTTCCTGGACTTTGAAATTATCAAGGGGCTGAACCTGCGCACCAACTTCGGGGCCGAACTGCTCAGCAACCGCCGGGCCATCTATGTGCCGGCCACGCTGCCCACCAACAGCAACCAGGCGGCCAACATCAGCAACCCCGTGCTCAACAACATTGATGCGCGGCAGGGCAACTCCACCAACCTGAACTGGGTGTGGGAAAACACAGCCACCTACAACCGGACGCTGGGCGTGAACCACAACGTGACGCTGCTGGCCGGCTATTCGGCGCAGCGCAACACCAACGAGGGCAGCACCGTCCTGGGCCAGACCGGCACCTACACCAACACCAACATTGAGTACGCCACGGCTGCCGGGCAGTTGTTCGGACAGGCCAACTACTCGGCCAACTCGCTGACGTCCGTATTTGGCCGCCTCGACTACGCCTTCAAGGAGCGCTACATCCTGACGGCGGCCCTCCGCACCGACGGCTCTTCGCGCTTCGGCCCCGACAATCGTTACGCTACGTTCCCCTCGGTGGCACTGGCCTGGCGCGTGGGAGAAGAGAACTTCATCAAAGCTGTTCCAGCCATTTCGGAGCTGAAGCTGCGCGCCTCCTACGGCGTGACCGGCAACAACAACATCGGCGACTACAACTACCAGAGCTACCAGACGGCCGCCAACTATGTGTTTGGCGCTGGCGCCGGCACGCGCTTCTACGGCTTCTCGCCCAACGGCGTCGCCATCCGGGACCTAGGCTGGGAAACCAATACACAGGTTGATGCCGGCTTCGACCTGGGCTTGTTCCGCGACCGGATTTACCTGACCGTGGCTGCCTACCAGCGCAATACCACCGACTTGCTGTTGAACCGCAACATTCCGTCGTTGCTGGGCTATTCGTCGCGGGCGTTGGCTAATGTGGGCGAGGTGCGCAACCGCGGCCTGGAGTTCCAACTGAATACGGCCAACATCCTGGAAGGCGACTTTACTTGGAGCACGGCGGCCAACCTCTCCCTGAACCGCAACGAAGTCATTGCCTTAGCTGGGGCCAATGAGCAAATCACCTTCGATGCTGTATTCGGCTACACTGGTTCGATTCGGGTGGTGCCGGGCCAGCCGCTGGGCGTGTTCTACGGCTACGAGCAGGAGGGCGTGTACCGCGACCAGGCCGATGTGGACAGTAGCCCCAGATGGACAGCCAGCAACCAAGCTGTTGTGCCCGGTGACTTCAAATTCAAAGACAAAAACGGCGACGGCCAGATCAACACCCAGGACGTAGGCGTTATCGGCAACCCGTTCCCCGACTTCACTTACGGCCTGCAGAACACGTTTGGCTACAAGGCATTGTCCTTGGCCGTTACGCTGCAAGGCTCGCAGGGCAACGACGTGCTGTACGGCGGCGACCGGTACACCTTCAACTCGCCGGGCCAGACCAACGCCCGCGCCGAGCTGGTGAACCGCTGGCGCAGCCCCGAAGACCCCGGCGACGGCAAAACACCGCGCGCTACTTCATCCGGCTCACTGCGCACGGTTTTCAACTCCTACTTCATCCACGACGGCTCGTTTCTGCGGGTGCGCAACGTGACGTTGCGCTACAACCTGCCCGTTGAATGGGCCAAAAAGGCCAGTCTGCAGAACGCCAGCATCTATACCTCGGTGCAGAACCTGTACACCTTCACGAAGTATGTGGGCTACAACCCCGAAGCCAACAACTACGGCAACACCACCAACCCCACTTACGGCGTGGATCAGGGCTCTTACCCCATGAACCGCACCCTCACGCTGGGCATCCAAGTTGGTTTCTAA
- a CDS encoding LacI family DNA-binding transcriptional regulator — MKSTNLKRLAQELNLSISTVSRALNDSYEIAPETKARVKALAQLLNYEPNPYASSLRKQKSQTIGLILPEVANNFFSLAIDGIEEIARANDYHVLVYLTHESHSREAAIVQHLASGRADGILVSVASESPDFTHFDLLTERGIPTVFFDRVRDEETITKVTTDDSTSGYKATKHLIDAGCQRIAYLLVSDTLSIGLRRQQGYEDALRDAGLAYDPELVLLGHPDREENIILIRELLQKHPDIDGIFASVESLAMCSYEVCQELGRRIPEDVKVISFSNMAVASLLSPALTTITQPAYEMGREAARILFRSISKNKPVLPSQSMELQSQLVVRRSTQAS, encoded by the coding sequence ATGAAATCAACCAACCTGAAAAGGCTGGCGCAGGAGTTGAACCTGTCCATCTCCACCGTATCGAGGGCGCTGAACGACAGCTACGAAATTGCGCCTGAAACCAAAGCCCGCGTGAAGGCGCTGGCCCAACTGCTCAATTATGAGCCGAACCCGTATGCCAGCAGCCTGCGCAAGCAGAAAAGCCAGACCATTGGCCTGATTCTGCCGGAGGTAGCCAATAACTTTTTCTCGCTGGCCATTGATGGTATCGAGGAAATAGCCCGGGCCAACGACTACCATGTGCTGGTCTACCTCACGCACGAAAGCCACAGCCGGGAAGCCGCCATAGTGCAGCACTTGGCCAGTGGCCGAGCCGATGGTATTCTGGTATCGGTGGCTAGTGAAAGCCCTGACTTCACGCATTTTGACCTGCTCACGGAGCGCGGTATCCCAACCGTGTTCTTCGACCGGGTGCGCGACGAGGAAACCATTACCAAAGTAACGACCGACGACAGCACTAGTGGCTACAAGGCCACCAAGCACCTGATAGATGCGGGCTGCCAGCGTATTGCGTATCTGCTCGTGTCCGATACGCTTTCCATTGGCCTGCGGCGGCAGCAGGGCTACGAGGATGCCCTGCGTGATGCCGGCTTGGCGTACGACCCGGAACTAGTTCTGCTGGGCCATCCTGACCGCGAAGAGAATATCATTCTGATTCGGGAGTTGCTACAGAAGCACCCGGATATTGACGGTATTTTCGCCTCCGTAGAAAGCCTGGCTATGTGTAGCTACGAAGTCTGCCAGGAGCTGGGGAGGCGCATTCCGGAGGACGTGAAGGTTATCAGCTTCTCGAATATGGCCGTCGCGTCACTACTGTCTCCGGCCCTCACAACTATCACTCAGCCCGCCTACGAAATGGGTCGGGAAGCAGCCCGGATCCTGTTTCGGTCCATCAGCAAGAACAAACCGGTGCTGCCCAGCCAGAGCATGGAGCTTCAGTCGCAACTGGTAGTGCGCCGGTCTACGCAGGCAAGCTGA
- a CDS encoding BamA/TamA family outer membrane protein produces the protein MPFSSSSRSESRPAARRLLPGKAAGPWLRKWAALSMLALSAACSGTKYIPEGSKLYTGSTVKVQSEAPVPNESALTTELESVIAPKPNASILGMRPKLYFWSLGEGKTKGLGKWLADKYGEKPVLLSEVDTQRVKNLMANRLNNNGYFKPVVHSKVKEKGQTATVDYLARVGKPYLIKEIRYPERDTLLDRAIRATESASLLKVGDPYNLQTLINERIRIDGVLKNQGYYYFTPDYLLYQVDSTLDNQVNVYLKVKGSIPKRAAQPYVLNRVSLNTDYSLSDTASAGRQPIIYNKYRYYPDEKMFKAKAITNATFLYPDSLYRRRRADQTLSRLMSLGTFKFVDIRFRPARNQPDSAEYGHLNAFVRMTQVPKKSLRAEVLLVSKSNGFVGPGFRIQFRNRSALRGAEQLLVNVTGAFENQTRTGTNAIGLTSYELGADAQLIVPRLITPPFDIQLRNSDFQPRTTFGAGYKYVQRLDAFRQDAFSLNYGYTWKTKITNEQELRPIDLQYLRLGTVSDVFQKLLDDNAFLANSFRQQFILGSSYRYTYNQQALEQRRNQMYFSGGVELSGNLAYLFSNLTSQPKETNPDGSTAYTLIGQQFSQYTKVDLEFRNYFRISADPTSGNKIATRLLIGAGLPYQNSRVLPYLKQYGIGGPNSVRAYAARGIGPGTYKPDTEKQTNFYDQVGDLRFEANAEYRQDLFPYVKGALFVDAGNIWLVNEDPARVGGKFEPSKFLNQLAIGAGAGIRIDVQFFVIRFDAAMPIRAPYGTPDDKAPRLNIAIGYPF, from the coding sequence ATGCCTTTTAGCTCTTCCTCCCGTTCCGAAAGTCGTCCGGCAGCACGCCGGCTCCTGCCAGGAAAGGCCGCGGGGCCATGGCTGCGAAAGTGGGCCGCCCTGAGCATGCTGGCACTGTCGGCGGCTTGCTCGGGCACCAAATACATTCCGGAAGGCAGCAAGCTCTACACCGGAAGCACTGTGAAAGTGCAGTCGGAAGCGCCGGTCCCAAACGAAAGCGCCTTGACGACGGAGTTGGAATCGGTTATTGCGCCAAAGCCCAATGCCTCTATCTTGGGCATGCGGCCCAAACTCTACTTCTGGAGCCTGGGCGAAGGCAAAACCAAAGGGCTGGGTAAGTGGCTGGCCGACAAGTACGGTGAAAAACCGGTGCTGCTGAGCGAGGTAGACACCCAACGGGTGAAAAACCTGATGGCCAACCGTCTCAACAACAACGGCTATTTCAAGCCGGTGGTCCACAGTAAGGTGAAGGAAAAGGGCCAGACGGCCACCGTCGATTATCTGGCGCGGGTAGGAAAGCCTTACCTGATCAAGGAAATTCGCTATCCGGAGCGTGACACGTTGCTTGACCGCGCCATTCGGGCCACTGAGTCGGCGTCGCTGCTAAAAGTAGGTGACCCCTACAATCTACAGACGCTTATCAACGAACGAATCCGTATTGATGGCGTGCTCAAAAACCAGGGCTACTACTACTTCACGCCCGACTACCTACTGTATCAGGTAGATAGTACCCTCGACAACCAGGTGAATGTGTACCTGAAGGTGAAAGGCTCGATTCCGAAGCGCGCGGCCCAGCCGTATGTGCTCAACCGCGTAAGCCTGAACACTGACTACTCACTATCGGACACAGCTTCGGCAGGCCGCCAACCCATCATCTACAACAAGTACCGCTACTACCCGGATGAGAAAATGTTTAAGGCGAAGGCCATTACCAACGCCACCTTTCTCTACCCCGACAGCCTGTACCGCCGCCGCCGCGCCGACCAGACCCTGAGCCGCCTTATGAGCCTGGGTACGTTCAAGTTCGTGGATATCCGGTTCCGACCCGCCCGCAATCAGCCCGACTCCGCCGAATACGGCCACCTGAATGCGTTTGTGCGCATGACCCAGGTGCCCAAAAAGAGCCTGCGGGCGGAAGTGCTGCTGGTGAGCAAGTCCAATGGCTTTGTGGGGCCGGGCTTCCGCATTCAGTTCCGCAACCGCTCGGCCCTGCGCGGCGCCGAACAGTTGCTGGTGAACGTAACGGGAGCCTTTGAGAACCAAACCCGCACCGGCACCAACGCCATTGGCCTCACATCCTACGAGCTGGGCGCCGACGCGCAGCTTATTGTGCCGCGTCTCATCACGCCGCCCTTTGATATCCAGCTGCGCAACTCCGACTTTCAGCCGCGCACTACCTTTGGAGCCGGCTATAAATACGTGCAGCGCCTAGACGCTTTCCGGCAGGACGCGTTCAGCCTGAACTACGGCTACACCTGGAAAACCAAAATCACCAACGAGCAGGAGCTACGGCCCATTGACCTGCAATACCTGCGACTGGGAACCGTGTCGGATGTTTTTCAGAAGCTGCTTGATGACAATGCCTTCCTGGCCAACAGCTTCCGCCAGCAGTTTATTCTGGGTAGCAGCTACCGCTACACCTACAACCAGCAGGCGTTGGAACAGCGCCGCAACCAGATGTATTTCAGCGGTGGGGTAGAGTTGTCCGGCAATCTGGCTTACCTGTTCAGTAACCTGACTAGCCAGCCCAAAGAAACCAACCCCGACGGCAGCACGGCCTACACGCTCATCGGCCAGCAGTTTTCGCAATACACCAAAGTAGACCTAGAATTCCGCAACTACTTCCGCATCTCCGCCGACCCCACCAGTGGCAACAAAATTGCCACTCGCCTCCTGATTGGGGCGGGCCTACCCTATCAGAACTCGCGCGTGCTGCCTTACCTCAAGCAGTACGGCATTGGTGGCCCCAACAGTGTGCGGGCCTATGCCGCACGTGGTATTGGCCCAGGCACTTACAAGCCCGATACGGAGAAGCAGACCAATTTCTATGACCAGGTAGGCGACCTGCGCTTCGAAGCCAACGCCGAATACCGCCAGGACTTGTTTCCGTATGTGAAGGGAGCTTTGTTTGTGGATGCCGGCAACATCTGGCTGGTAAACGAAGACCCAGCCCGCGTAGGAGGGAAATTCGAGCCGTCAAAATTCCTGAACCAGCTGGCTATTGGGGCCGGCGCCGGCATCCGGATTGATGTGCAGTTCTTTGTTATCCGCTTCGATGCGGCCATGCCAATACGTGCCCCCTACGGCACGCCCGACGACAAAGCCCCCCGCCTGAATATTGCCATCGGCTACCCATTCTAG